CTGCTGGCGCGTGGTCTGACCCTCGATGATGTGTACCGGAAGCTGTGAGCGACATGTTGCGCGTTGCCGTCCCGAACAAGGGCGCCCTGAGTGAGTCGGCCGCCGAGATCCTGGCCGAGGCCGGATACCGGCGTCGGACCGACCCCAAGGACCTGACGGTCATCGACCCGGTCAACCAGGTTGAGTTCTTCTTCCTGCGGCCCAAGGACATCGCGATCTACGTGGGGTCGGGTCAGCTCGACTGCGGAATCACGGGCCGGGATCTGGCCGCGGAGTCCAACGCCCCGGTGTCGGAGCGCTTGGCTCTCGGCTTCGGCTCGTCGACGTTCCGGTACGCCGCCCCGGCGGGGCGCGAGTGGACTGTCGCCGACCTGGCGGGCAAGCGGATCGCCACGGCCTATCCGAACCTGGTGCGGAAGGATCTCGCGGCCAAAGGCATCGAGGCGGCGGTCATCCGGTTGGACGGCGCGGTCGAGATCTCGATCCAGCTCGGCGTCGCGGACGCCATCGCCGACGTCGTCGGTTCGGGACGCACTCTGCGCCAGCATGATCTGGTGGCCTTCGGTGAAGTCCTGTGCGACTCCGAGGCCGTGCTGATCGAGGCCGAGGGCAGGCCCGCGGACCCGGCCCGGGATCAACTGGCCGCCCGCGTG
The DNA window shown above is from Mycolicibacterium confluentis and carries:
- the hisG gene encoding ATP phosphoribosyltransferase; the encoded protein is MLRVAVPNKGALSESAAEILAEAGYRRRTDPKDLTVIDPVNQVEFFFLRPKDIAIYVGSGQLDCGITGRDLAAESNAPVSERLALGFGSSTFRYAAPAGREWTVADLAGKRIATAYPNLVRKDLAAKGIEAAVIRLDGAVEISIQLGVADAIADVVGSGRTLRQHDLVAFGEVLCDSEAVLIEAEGRPADPARDQLAARVQGVVFGQQYLMLDYDCPRSVLDRATEVTPGLESPTIAPLADPDWVAVRALVPRKSVNAIMDELAAIGAKAILASDIRFCRF